The following coding sequences lie in one Synechococcus sp. PCC 7336 genomic window:
- a CDS encoding carbohydrate ABC transporter permease, translating to MSDRSPWTPYLFLFPALLVLGIVSFWPALQAIYYSLTSYDLLSPPHFHGLQNYIDLAGDRLFWKVLGNTLVYLAVAVPALIFLPLILAILVNQKLKGIHTFRVLYYLPVVVSVVVAGLAWKWIYAENGLLNFLLSLLTFREIRIPWLTDPNLALLAIIAVTVWKGLGYYMVIYLAGLQSIPQNVYEAAEIDGSDGWQKHWDITVPLMRPYLFLVGVLAAIASMKVFEEIYAISPNGGPANSTKTLVYYLYEKGFSDLDMGYAAAIGVVLFAIVVGLSLSAARLLHIRGIQL from the coding sequence ATGAGCGATCGCTCCCCCTGGACTCCCTATCTATTCCTTTTCCCCGCTCTATTAGTGTTGGGGATTGTCTCATTCTGGCCTGCTCTACAAGCCATCTACTACAGTCTGACCAGCTACGATCTCCTCAGTCCTCCGCACTTTCACGGACTCCAGAATTATATCGACTTAGCAGGCGATCGCCTCTTTTGGAAAGTGCTTGGCAATACACTCGTCTACTTAGCCGTTGCCGTTCCAGCACTCATTTTTTTGCCTCTTATTTTAGCGATTCTAGTCAACCAAAAGCTGAAAGGCATTCACACCTTTCGCGTACTCTACTATCTGCCAGTGGTTGTTTCCGTTGTGGTTGCCGGGCTTGCTTGGAAATGGATTTATGCCGAGAATGGACTACTAAATTTTCTGCTATCTTTACTCACCTTCCGAGAGATTCGTATCCCCTGGCTGACCGATCCCAATTTGGCTCTGCTGGCCATTATTGCTGTCACGGTTTGGAAGGGGTTGGGTTATTATATGGTGATTTATCTGGCCGGATTGCAGTCTATTCCTCAAAATGTTTACGAAGCGGCTGAGATTGATGGCTCGGATGGCTGGCAGAAACATTGGGATATTACGGTGCCGTTGATGAGACCCTATCTGTTTCTAGTGGGAGTGTTAGCGGCGATCGCTTCTATGAAAGTCTTTGAAGAAATCTACGCGATCTCTCCCAATGGCGGTCCGGCCAACAGTACGAAGACACTGGTGTACTATCTGTACGAAAAAGGCTTTAGCGATTTAGACATGGGGTATGCGGCGGCAATCGGAGTGGTTCTGTTTGCGATTGTTGTGGGATTATCTCTATCCGCGGCTCGCCTCTTACACATTCGAGGAATCCAATTGTGA